In a single window of the Paenibacillus sp. MMS20-IR301 genome:
- a CDS encoding protein-glutamate O-methyltransferase CheR, whose product MTAMERGYETQIIQAGSKQELEQIEIELLLSGVHRLYGYDFRNYALPSLKRRIWHHVHAENVPSISALQEKVLHDRACFERFVYSLSIPVTEMFRDPGLFLTFRQKVIPLLRTYPYIRIWHAGCSTGEEVYSMAILLHEEGLYDKARIYATDMNARSLQQAKEGVYEIGKMKQYTKNYLEAGGARAFSEYYTAKYNSVILQPYLRKNIIFAEHNLATDTSFNEFNVIFCRNVMIYFNDELRDHVHGLFHESLSRFGVLVLGSKESIHFTKYSDSYEPLDRVEKIYRKNK is encoded by the coding sequence ATGACAGCAATGGAACGCGGATATGAGACGCAGATAATACAGGCTGGAAGCAAGCAGGAGCTGGAGCAGATTGAAATTGAGCTGCTGCTCAGCGGGGTACACCGGCTCTATGGATATGACTTCAGAAATTATGCGCTGCCTTCCTTGAAACGGCGCATCTGGCATCATGTCCATGCCGAGAATGTACCCAGCATCTCTGCCCTGCAGGAGAAGGTGCTGCATGACCGCGCCTGCTTCGAGCGGTTTGTATACAGCCTTTCCATCCCTGTAACGGAAATGTTCCGCGATCCCGGGCTGTTCCTGACCTTCCGCCAGAAGGTCATTCCGCTGCTGCGCACCTATCCGTATATCCGGATCTGGCACGCTGGCTGTTCCACGGGGGAAGAGGTGTATTCCATGGCTATACTGCTGCATGAGGAAGGCCTCTATGACAAAGCGCGGATCTATGCAACCGATATGAACGCCCGTTCCCTGCAGCAGGCCAAAGAAGGCGTGTATGAAATCGGGAAGATGAAGCAGTATACTAAGAACTATTTGGAGGCGGGCGGTGCACGCGCGTTCTCGGAATATTACACAGCGAAATACAATTCGGTAATTCTGCAGCCGTACTTGCGCAAGAATATTATTTTTGCCGAGCATAATCTGGCGACAGACACTTCGTTCAACGAATTTAATGTTATTTTTTGCCGCAATGTAATGATTTATTTCAATGATGAGCTGCGCGATCATGTGCACGGCTTGTTCCACGAGAGCCTCAGCCGGTTCGGAGTGCTGGTGCTGGGCTCCAAGGAGTCGATTCATTTCACGAAATACAGTGACAGCTACGAACCTCTGGACAGGGTGGAAAAAATATACCGTAAGAATAAATAG